The Proteiniborus sp. DW1 sequence ATTGTTGATATACTAGAAACAGTATAATATCAAAAACAGAAGGAGCGAAAAAATGAGTACACATCACGGTGGTCCAGTAACGCAAAAAACCATTAGTGAAATAGCTAAATACATAAAAAAATTGATACCGGTGAATATACCTGAGACTTATGCACTGAAACCTATGTTTGAAAACGTTGCAAGGGAAGAAGATATACGAAACGGCGTTATTGCCTTCAGGAACTTTTTGTATTTATTTTGTGACTGCTTAATCTCAGACGGACATTTATATGTCAAGCCGCAAAAAAATCCAAAGAGTGAGACAGATTATCCATTTTTATATAAAGTTACAGACCTGTTAGCTGACATAGGTTATTATGGTAAACTGACTGAGAGCGGTGATACTTTATTAATAGCTGAATTACCATCGTTTATCGCATCAGTTGATGAGAAAGGTAATATTGAGAAAGCTAAAAACTCAGTTTCTAATCTTATTGAATGTATGCGGTTTTTATCTCTCTGTGGTTTTGTCTTTACTGGTATTGATTTAGAAGCAAAGAAGCCTAATATTTCTAAAGTACAGAATTTAGAAGTATCATATCCAAATGCTCCTGCCTTGCTGGCGGGGTTAAAAGCCATGGCGATTGCTGATATAGAATTGCGGACAAAAAGGTATAAGAACGATAATAATCACGATAATCTTTTACGATGCGATTATAGATTATTAAAGGCAGAAGATACAGACGTGTTCGATGTTTTGAAAGATTTTTTACATCCGTTACCCGAAAAAGTCCAAAAGTTCGCCTTAGAATTACATCAGCGTTATATAGATATGGGTATGACCTGTGTAACGATCATATCTACATTTGAAGTTCATTTTGCTTATTCATATATAAAGAATAGCAAACGGGTCTTATCCACACGGGATGTATATCAGCAAAGAGTATGGGAGTTTGCATTATCTGTGAGACATGACTATTGTTTAGTTATAAGAGCCAAAAAAACAGATAAATATGCGGATATTATTAAAAGTTTTCCTTTATCTTTACAAGAAAAAATTGCAAGGGGATATGGCTGTGACAGGAAACTGCGTAACGAACCTTGTAAAGGCGGTTGTCAAGGGTTTCGTATACCTTTGGATGATTCAATATTAAATATCAGCAGGAGTATTGAAACATGGCTTGATAGTGAGGTATCGTGTTATTTAGGTAAATAAACACTCTCCATGTTATAAATGGAAAAGTGTTTAATTTAAAAAAATATTTTAAATGGGGGAACTAAAAAATGAGCAAATATGAAAACGCAATCAAACTTATGGAGGAATTCTGTGGAAACGGTAAGGACAATCTTGTTGCCCTTGCAACAATATCATTGACGCCGAATGCTGCCGGTAATCCCCGACCTTCTGTCCGCATGGTTAATGCATATTATGAAGATGGCATGTTTTATATTTCTTCAGCTTCTTGGAAAAACAAAACGCTGGAGATTGAGAAGAACAATGAGGTTTCCATCTGTGGATTAGACTTGTTCACCGCTAAGGGTACGGCTGAGAATCTTGGCTGGGTTAAAGATGAGAAAAATGCGGAAATCAGAGCAAAGATGAAAAAATATTTCGAATGGTTTGAAGATCATGCCAGCGAGGATAGTCCAGACTCAATCGTTCTCCGCATTACCCTCACAGAAGGAACGATTACTGACAACGAGCAAAAATACGGCGAATGGCAATATAAAGTTGATTTTATAAATAAAACAGCGGAGTAAATCAAACTGTTATTAACAAGCATAATTCCAGTTACGCTACCAATGATATAAAATTATGATTATCCCAATATTATTTGCAGGGAAAGGGAATCCTCCCTTCCCTCAAATGTGTAGTACCAGTTCTTAAAACAATTAAGCTTCGGAAATTAAATAATCTGAGGCTTAATTAGTCTTATTCAATATTTTCCATTGCCTTCTTAGTAAAATCAGTATTCACAACCTTTTCATAACCAGCTCTTTGCTTTAACTCAACAGCTAATTCTATAATATCCATAATATGATTGAGACCTTCTTCAGTTAATACAAGGTCTGGATTCAAAGTATCCTGGGCTTTATATCTTTGTACTAGACTTATTAATATTTCTTTTTCAGTCTCAACAAAATTAGGTTGTATCACATCTACATTTTCTTTATAAAACTATGTTTTTGATACAGAAAATTATAAATATTACAAATGAAATTATTGAAGCTACTTCATTTGTAAAAAGATATCTTTTGGTTAATTTGCCTATAGAGAACCAAACAATGACAGAGATATTAATAACTAAAGATAGTCATATATTATTATTGACATATATAGATTACCTATATATACTTATATATAGGTAATCTATATATAAGGAGAGGATGAATTGTGTCTATTAATAAAAGCTTGCTGACTGGTAGTGCAGCAATGCTTATACTAAAGTTACTTGAAGACGAGGACATGTATGGATATCAGATGATTGAGGAACTTGCAAAAAGGTCTAATGATACTTTTTCACTAAAAGCTGGAACCCTATATCCTTTATTACATGATCTCGAGAAAAAAGGAATGATAACTTCATATGAAAAAAATGCAGATAATGCTAGAGTGAGAAAATATTATAGTATTACAAAAAAAGGTAAAGGATTACTTGTTGAAAAAAAGGAAGAGTGGAAAAGTTATTCATCTGCTATTAATCAAGTTTTAGAAGGAGGGGGAAATTTTGCAACAATCCAATAAAGTAAGTGAATATATAAGCGCTGTTTGTGATCAAATAAGATGGAAAAAGGCACATGCTGTTATATCAAAGGAAATTGAAGACCATATAAGCGACCAAAAAAATGCCTTTATAGTTAGTGGATTAGATGAAGAAACAGCAACGAATAAAGCAATAAAGGAAATGGGAGATCCTGTTCTTATTGGCTCTGAGTTTGACCATATATATAGACCTAAAGTTGAGTGGAGTGTAATTGTGATGACTGCTATTATGCTTTTACTCGGAATAGCTATAAGAGTTTTCATTACATATAACTCTGACATTCAATTGATTCTTTCGAAAAATGTGTTTAGTATAATTATAGGAATTGGATGCGTGGCATTATTCTATTTTTTGGATTTTACTATTATAGGTAAGTATCCAAAAGCAATTTACTTTAGTTTTAATGCTATAACTATTGTAGCTACGTTGCTATCTCCAATATATAATGGTAGAAGCTTTTATACTCAGTTCTTATTATTGCTTTTTCCTATAGTTTTTGCTGGAATAATCTATAGTATGAGGACTAAAGGTTATCTTGGGGTTATTCTAAGTGGTGTTTCCATGGCTATTCCTATGTTTATAGGTGTTATGAGTGTACATTATTCTAGTGTAGTACTATTTACATTAGCTTGTCTTATTTTACTCACATATGCTATTGTAAAAGGATGGTTTAATGTAAAGAAATTAAATGCAATACTTCTTATCTACATTCCAACAGTTATTAGCTCATTTGCTATTTTATTTAGTAGTCCTTATCGCTTGGAACGATTAATGACTTCCGTAGTCCCTTCTCTTGATCCCAGGGGTTCTGGATGGATTGCAACAATAACAAGAAAAATAATAACTAATGCTAAGTTCATTGGACAAGGTGATTTTAAGTTGGCAGAATTACCTGTTACCAAAGCTTTACCATGTATAGAAACTGATTATTTGCTAACATACTTAATTCATGAACTTGGGTGGATATCATTTTTTGTCATAATGGCTGTTTTAATCTTATTTATTATTAGGTTATTTATTCTATGTTCAAGGCAAAAAAGTGTTCTAGGTAAATTGGTATCTACTTCAGCACTAATTACTTTTACAATGCAAATTATAATTTATGCTTCAAGTAACCTTGGACTACCAGTACTAACTCAGCAGACATTACCGCTAATTTCTTATGGAGGAACAGCTACTATAATAAACATGATTTTAATAGGTATATTGCTTTCGGTATTTAAAGCAGATATCTTAGTAAGCGATAAAACATTTATGATATCATCTGAGAAAAATAGTTTATTTGAGATAGTTGATGGCAAAATAATAATAAACTTAAATACAAGAGAATAACATTTTTGGTTAGATAGGCTTGAATAGCTATTGTTTGAGGAATTTGCATGATTGTTTAATTAGACCAAAAAATAATTCAGAACAATTAGTAATTCAAAAAACAACACTAAAGTAGGTAAAATCAAGTTAAGGGAGATGGCTTTATGCTCATTTCCCTTAATTATACACCTTATTAGCAATTGGTATAGTATTGAAGGCTAGATAATAATCTGAGGATTATTTAGACTTATTTAATATGTTTCATAGATTCTTCAGCAAACTCAGTATTCACAACCTTATCATAATCAGCTCTTTGCTCTAACTCACCAGCTAACTCCATAATATCCATCATGTGATTTAGACCTTCTTCAGTTAATACAAGGTCTGGTTTCCAAGTATCTTGGTCTTTGTATCTTTGTACTAGACTTATCAATATTTCTCTTTCAGTCTCAACAAAATGAGGCTGTAGAGCATCTGCAACTTCTTCTACTGAATGTGATTGAACCCAAAGCATACCTTTATAAATAGCGTTTGTAAACTTCTGAATTATGTCGGGATTCTTTTCAATATAGGTCTTCTTAGCACTATAGCAAGTATATGGAATATATCCACTTTCCTGACCAATAGATGCAACAACGTAGCCCTTACCTTCCTTCTCTAGCTGAGAGGCTACTGGTTCAAATAGTGTTACATAATCACCTTCTCCAGCAGTAAATGCACCAGCCATCATTTCAAACTGTACATCTGTACGCAACTCAAGGTCTACTCCTGGTTGGAGCCCATGGTTTTTAACTACATATTCTAAAGTCATATATGGCATCCCGCCTTTACGTCCACCAAGTACAGATTTACCACGTAATTTATCAAAATTAAAATCAGGGTCTGGCTCCCTAGCTACTAGGAAGGAACCATCTTTTTGTGTTAATTGAGCGAAGTTAACAGCATAATCCTCTTTATTTGAATTGTATACATATATAGTTGCTTCTGGTCCCATAAAACCTATGTCTGCTTCACCACTGAGTATTGCAGTCATGCACTTATCTGCACCTTTTCCGTTTATAAGCTCAATTTTTAAGCCTTCTTCTTCAAAGAATCCTTTGTTAATAGCTACGTATTGAGGTGCATAGAAAACTGAGTGGGTTACCTCAATTAGCTTTATATTCTTTAGAGTGTCGTCCTTTTGACATCCCACCAAAAATGTAGATGCTAAAATTGTTATAAGTAAAACTATAGAAACTAGCTTCAGTCTTGTCATTTTATCCCTCCTAATTTTACAAATAGATTAATTTTATAATATTCA is a genomic window containing:
- a CDS encoding pyridoxamine 5'-phosphate oxidase family protein gives rise to the protein MSKYENAIKLMEEFCGNGKDNLVALATISLTPNAAGNPRPSVRMVNAYYEDGMFYISSASWKNKTLEIEKNNEVSICGLDLFTAKGTAENLGWVKDEKNAEIRAKMKKYFEWFEDHASEDSPDSIVLRITLTEGTITDNEQKYGEWQYKVDFINKTAE
- a CDS encoding helix-turn-helix transcriptional regulator, with the translated sequence MSINKSLLTGSAAMLILKLLEDEDMYGYQMIEELAKRSNDTFSLKAGTLYPLLHDLEKKGMITSYEKNADNARVRKYYSITKKGKGLLVEKKEEWKSYSSAINQVLEGGGNFATIQ
- a CDS encoding FtsW/RodA/SpoVE family cell cycle protein; its protein translation is MQQSNKVSEYISAVCDQIRWKKAHAVISKEIEDHISDQKNAFIVSGLDEETATNKAIKEMGDPVLIGSEFDHIYRPKVEWSVIVMTAIMLLLGIAIRVFITYNSDIQLILSKNVFSIIIGIGCVALFYFLDFTIIGKYPKAIYFSFNAITIVATLLSPIYNGRSFYTQFLLLLFPIVFAGIIYSMRTKGYLGVILSGVSMAIPMFIGVMSVHYSSVVLFTLACLILLTYAIVKGWFNVKKLNAILLIYIPTVISSFAILFSSPYRLERLMTSVVPSLDPRGSGWIATITRKIITNAKFIGQGDFKLAELPVTKALPCIETDYLLTYLIHELGWISFFVIMAVLILFIIRLFILCSRQKSVLGKLVSTSALITFTMQIIIYASSNLGLPVLTQQTLPLISYGGTATIINMILIGILLSVFKADILVSDKTFMISSEKNSLFEIVDGKIIINLNTRE
- a CDS encoding ABC transporter substrate-binding protein, which gives rise to MTRLKLVSIVLLITILASTFLVGCQKDDTLKNIKLIEVTHSVFYAPQYVAINKGFFEEEGLKIELINGKGADKCMTAILSGEADIGFMGPEATIYVYNSNKEDYAVNFAQLTQKDGSFLVAREPDPDFNFDKLRGKSVLGGRKGGMPYMTLEYVVKNHGLQPGVDLELRTDVQFEMMAGAFTAGEGDYVTLFEPVASQLEKEGKGYVVASIGQESGYIPYTCYSAKKTYIEKNPDIIQKFTNAIYKGMLWVQSHSVEEVADALQPHFVETEREILISLVQRYKDQDTWKPDLVLTEEGLNHMMDIMELAGELEQRADYDKVVNTEFAEESMKHIK